A stretch of the Agromyces larvae genome encodes the following:
- a CDS encoding ABC transporter ATP-binding protein translates to MITATGLSKRYGAKTAVNDITFTVRPGVVTGFLGPNGAGKSTTMRMIVGLDRPSAGAVTVNGKPYAEHRAPLHEVGALLDAKAVHTGRTAENHLLAMAATHGIGRSRVREVIELTGLESVARKRVGGFSLGMGQRLGIAAALLGDPATVILDEPVNGLDPEGVLWVRQLVRHLASEGRTVFLSSHLMSEMAQTADHIVVLGRGEIIADAPVADIIEAGTRRRVRVRSPHASQLADLLAAPDVAVLRAEAGVLDVTGVEASVIGDLAAQHALALHELTPQHASLEEAYLALTSDVVEYRTEALR, encoded by the coding sequence ATGATCACCGCCACCGGGCTGTCCAAGCGCTACGGCGCCAAGACGGCCGTCAACGACATCACCTTCACCGTGCGACCGGGCGTCGTCACGGGATTCCTCGGGCCGAACGGCGCCGGCAAGTCGACCACGATGCGCATGATCGTCGGCCTCGACCGCCCGAGCGCCGGCGCCGTGACCGTCAACGGCAAGCCGTACGCCGAGCACCGCGCACCGCTCCACGAGGTGGGCGCGCTGCTCGACGCGAAGGCCGTGCACACCGGTCGCACCGCCGAGAACCACCTGCTCGCGATGGCCGCGACCCACGGCATCGGCCGCAGCCGAGTCCGCGAGGTCATCGAGCTCACGGGACTCGAATCGGTTGCACGCAAGCGCGTCGGCGGATTCTCGCTCGGCATGGGCCAACGGCTCGGCATCGCGGCCGCCCTGCTCGGCGACCCGGCCACCGTCATCCTCGACGAACCCGTCAACGGGCTCGACCCCGAGGGCGTCCTCTGGGTGCGCCAGCTCGTCCGCCATCTCGCGTCCGAGGGGCGGACGGTGTTCCTCTCATCGCACCTGATGAGCGAGATGGCCCAGACCGCCGACCACATCGTCGTGCTCGGGCGCGGCGAGATCATCGCCGACGCACCGGTCGCGGACATCATCGAGGCGGGCACCCGCCGTCGGGTCCGGGTGCGGTCGCCGCACGCCTCGCAGCTGGCCGACCTGCTCGCCGCGCCCGACGTCGCGGTGCTCCGCGCCGAGGCCGGCGTGCTCGACGTGACGGGGGTCGAGGCATCCGTCATCGGCGACCTCGCCGCGCAGCACGCGCTCGCACTGCACGAACTCACCCCGCAGCACGCGTCGCTCGAGGAGGCCTACCTGGCCCTCACGTCCGACGTCGTCGAATACCGTACGGAGGCACTCCGATGA
- a CDS encoding FMN-binding negative transcriptional regulator, with amino-acid sequence MRQNPSFTLASEDGVKRLIREHPWMTLVSMTDASGLVASHYPVLLDEDADGIVLLTHVGRPDEMLHELGRHELLVIVQGPHGYISPGWYDANPAVPTWNFVVAHLHGTPEILSDDENLRVLEDLVDRFEDAMPEPRRMRGTAENSVYADRIAAGTVGLRIPITRWTAKNKMSQNKPDAVVDRIMTELDGDGPYASPALADEMRRTHTALRAGRAARAEGAE; translated from the coding sequence ATGCGACAGAACCCCAGCTTCACCCTCGCGAGCGAGGACGGCGTGAAGCGACTGATCCGCGAGCATCCGTGGATGACCCTGGTCAGCATGACGGATGCCTCGGGCCTGGTCGCGAGCCACTACCCGGTGCTGCTCGACGAGGACGCCGACGGCATCGTGCTGCTCACGCACGTCGGCCGCCCCGACGAGATGCTGCACGAGCTCGGGCGTCACGAGCTGCTCGTCATCGTGCAGGGCCCGCACGGGTACATCTCACCCGGGTGGTACGACGCGAACCCTGCGGTGCCGACCTGGAACTTCGTCGTCGCGCACCTGCACGGCACGCCCGAGATCCTCTCCGACGACGAGAACCTGCGTGTGCTCGAAGACCTCGTCGACCGCTTCGAGGACGCCATGCCCGAGCCGCGCCGGATGCGCGGCACCGCCGAGAACTCGGTCTACGCCGACCGCATCGCCGCGGGCACCGTGGGCCTGCGCATCCCGATCACGCGGTGGACCGCGAAGAACAAGATGAGCCAGAACAAGCCCGACGCCGTCGTCGACCGCATCATGACCGAGCTCGACGGCGACGGCCCGTATGCGAGCCCCGCGCTCGCCGACGAGATGCGGCGCACCCACACGGCGCTCCGAGCCGGTCGCGCGGCTCGGGCCGAAGGCGCGGAGTGA
- a CDS encoding multicopper oxidase family protein produces the protein MLRTTTLRRPRAAVAAGTLLTATATAVAVGLSGCGLAVPAPISTIGDVAFDRPLAIPPLAESHIDADGTRVFSLDAQAGTTEFEPGVPSDTWGFDGSYLGPTLVAERGEHVRVDVTDSLDEPTTVHWHGMHLPAAMDGGPHQMVDPGATWSPEWTIDQRAATLWYHPHPHGATESHVRRGLAGLFLLHDADERALGLPSEYGVDDVPVIVQDTEFSADGRREDPQRGYAGGLGDELLVNGTRGPYLEVSDGLVRLRLLNASTARTYGFTWSDGRPVELIATDGGLLEASVALDRVVLSPGERAEVLLRPTPGERVVLRSELTAEAVGSNRVIAATNGDADSFDVLEVRAADVLDPAPSLPAQLASNPPFDPAEVATTRRFVLDDSFEINGHAMDLGRVDETVTVDTLERWVVENDTDLPHSFHVHDVQFRIATIDGAAPPPELAGWKDTVRLRPHAEYELLLRFEDYADPAHPYMYHCHLLWHEDQGMMGQFAVVEPGQRATMTEGTPHHGH, from the coding sequence ATGCTTCGCACCACCACGCTCCGCAGACCGCGCGCCGCGGTCGCGGCCGGCACCCTGCTCACGGCCACCGCAACCGCCGTCGCCGTCGGGCTCTCGGGATGCGGGCTCGCGGTCCCGGCGCCGATCTCGACGATCGGCGACGTCGCGTTCGACCGGCCGCTCGCCATCCCGCCGCTCGCCGAATCGCACATCGACGCCGACGGCACCCGCGTGTTCTCGCTCGACGCGCAGGCGGGCACGACCGAGTTCGAACCCGGCGTGCCGAGCGACACGTGGGGCTTCGACGGCTCGTACCTCGGCCCGACCCTCGTCGCCGAGCGCGGCGAGCACGTGCGCGTCGACGTGACCGACTCGCTCGACGAGCCCACGACGGTGCACTGGCACGGGATGCACCTGCCCGCCGCGATGGACGGCGGACCGCACCAGATGGTCGACCCGGGTGCGACCTGGTCGCCCGAGTGGACGATCGACCAGCGCGCCGCGACCCTCTGGTACCACCCGCACCCCCACGGTGCGACCGAGTCGCACGTGCGCCGGGGCCTCGCCGGCCTGTTCCTCCTGCACGACGCCGACGAACGCGCGCTCGGCCTGCCGTCGGAGTACGGCGTCGACGACGTACCCGTCATCGTGCAGGACACCGAGTTCTCCGCCGACGGCCGGCGCGAGGACCCGCAGCGCGGATACGCGGGCGGCCTCGGCGACGAACTGCTCGTGAACGGCACCCGCGGCCCGTACCTCGAGGTCTCCGACGGCCTCGTCCGGCTGCGGCTGCTCAACGCCTCGACGGCCCGCACCTACGGATTCACCTGGTCGGACGGCCGGCCCGTCGAACTGATCGCGACCGACGGCGGGCTGCTCGAAGCATCCGTCGCCCTCGACCGGGTCGTGCTCTCACCGGGTGAACGCGCCGAGGTGCTGCTGCGCCCGACACCGGGGGAGCGGGTCGTGCTGCGCAGCGAACTCACCGCGGAAGCGGTCGGGTCGAACCGCGTGATCGCCGCGACCAACGGCGACGCCGACTCGTTCGACGTGCTCGAGGTGCGTGCCGCCGACGTGCTCGACCCGGCGCCGTCGCTGCCCGCGCAGCTCGCGTCGAACCCGCCGTTCGACCCCGCCGAGGTGGCCACCACCCGCCGGTTCGTCCTCGACGACAGCTTCGAGATCAACGGACACGCGATGGACCTCGGCCGCGTCGACGAGACCGTCACGGTCGACACCCTCGAACGCTGGGTCGTCGAGAACGACACCGACCTGCCGCACAGCTTCCACGTGCACGACGTGCAGTTCCGCATCGCCACGATCGACGGCGCCGCACCGCCGCCCGAGCTCGCGGGCTGGAAGGACACCGTGCGTCTGCGCCCGCACGCCGAGTACGAACTGCTCCTCCGCTTCGAGGACTACGCCGACCCGGCGCATCCGTACATGTACCACTGCCACCTGCTGTGGCACGAGGACCAGGGCATGATGGGCCAGTTCGCCGTCGTCGAGCCCGGTCAGCGTGCGACGATGACGGAAGGAACACCACACCATGGCCACTGA
- the pepN gene encoding aminopeptidase N, translating into MPGDNLTRSEAEERAALVTVHDYDVVLDVTTGPDVFRSTTTVRFAATAGASTFIDAITAAVHSVTLNGVALDPAEVSDGVRIALPNLQDENVLVVDADGRYMHTGEGLHRFEDPSDGEVYLYTQFEVPDSRRMFAVFEQPDLKAAFRFTVTAPAHWQVVSNQPTPEPVAAGASADGQERATWAFGPTPRISSYITALIAGPYDVVRDELTSSDGRVIPLGVFSRKSLSQYLDADYIFEKTKQGFEYFERKFGVAYPFDKYDQLFVPEYNAGAMENAGAVTFTEVYVFRSKVTDAIKERRVVTILHELAHMWFGDLVTMKWWNDLWLNESFAEWASTIATAEATEWVNAWTTFNSMEKTWAYRQDQLPSTHPISATINDLEDVLVNFDGITYAKGGSVLKQLAAWVGVDAFFTGVGAYFRKHAWGNTTLADLLAELEVASGRDLSGWSDVWLETAGVNTLRPELETDETGTITSFAVLQSAPADYPTIRPHRLAIGFYQLRDGKLVREHRVELDVDGERTDVAELVGLARPDLILVNDDDLAYAKIRLDEASQQVAIANLSAIEDPLARALVWSSVWDATRDGETPASDWLDLVLGNIASETESTTLRIVLANAILAASSYVAPAERAASRRRLADGFWALAQAAAAGSDAQFQFVKSFAAIAEAGTNVDALAGLADGSIALDGLEIDTDLGWELLRALVAAGRAGDAEIDARLADDNTATGREAAAHARAAIPTAAAKERAWASLVDSDTASNSVVRETAAGFLRADDTALLAPFVDRYFGVIERIWEERSYAIAEKIVDLLYPAPLANADLAAASRAWLDAHAEAAPALRRLIVEHLAGVERALTAQERDAQA; encoded by the coding sequence GTGCCCGGAGACAATCTCACCCGCTCAGAAGCCGAGGAGCGCGCCGCCCTCGTCACCGTCCACGACTACGACGTCGTGCTCGATGTGACGACGGGCCCCGACGTGTTCCGGTCGACGACGACCGTGCGCTTCGCCGCGACGGCGGGTGCCTCGACCTTCATCGACGCCATCACGGCCGCCGTGCACTCGGTGACCCTGAACGGCGTCGCGCTCGACCCCGCCGAGGTCAGCGACGGCGTGCGCATCGCGCTGCCGAACCTGCAGGACGAGAACGTGCTCGTCGTCGACGCCGACGGCCGGTACATGCACACGGGCGAAGGCCTGCACCGCTTCGAGGACCCGTCCGACGGCGAGGTCTACCTCTACACGCAGTTCGAGGTGCCCGACTCGCGCCGCATGTTCGCGGTGTTCGAGCAGCCCGATCTGAAGGCCGCGTTCCGGTTCACCGTGACCGCGCCCGCGCACTGGCAGGTCGTCTCGAACCAGCCGACGCCCGAGCCGGTCGCCGCGGGCGCCTCGGCCGACGGACAGGAGCGCGCGACCTGGGCGTTCGGCCCCACCCCGCGGATCTCGAGCTACATCACCGCGCTCATCGCCGGGCCCTACGATGTCGTGCGCGACGAGCTCACCAGCTCCGACGGGCGGGTCATCCCGCTCGGCGTGTTCAGCCGCAAGAGCCTCTCGCAGTACCTCGACGCCGACTACATCTTCGAGAAGACCAAGCAGGGCTTCGAGTACTTCGAGCGCAAGTTCGGCGTCGCCTACCCGTTCGACAAGTACGACCAGCTCTTCGTGCCCGAGTACAACGCCGGCGCGATGGAGAACGCGGGCGCCGTCACCTTCACCGAGGTGTACGTGTTCCGCTCGAAGGTGACCGACGCGATCAAGGAGCGCCGCGTCGTCACGATCCTGCACGAGCTCGCCCACATGTGGTTCGGCGACCTCGTCACCATGAAGTGGTGGAACGACCTGTGGCTGAACGAGTCGTTCGCCGAGTGGGCGTCGACCATCGCCACCGCCGAGGCCACCGAGTGGGTGAACGCGTGGACGACGTTCAACTCGATGGAGAAGACCTGGGCGTACCGTCAAGACCAGCTGCCGTCGACGCACCCCATCTCGGCGACGATCAACGACCTCGAGGACGTGCTCGTCAACTTCGACGGCATCACCTACGCCAAGGGCGGCTCGGTGCTGAAGCAGCTGGCGGCGTGGGTCGGCGTGGACGCGTTCTTCACGGGCGTGGGCGCGTACTTCCGCAAGCACGCGTGGGGCAACACCACGCTCGCCGACCTGCTCGCCGAGCTCGAGGTCGCCAGCGGCCGCGACCTGTCGGGCTGGTCGGATGTCTGGCTCGAGACCGCGGGCGTGAACACCCTGCGCCCCGAGCTCGAGACCGACGAGACCGGCACGATCACCTCGTTCGCGGTGCTGCAGTCGGCGCCCGCCGACTACCCGACGATCCGCCCGCACCGGCTCGCGATCGGCTTCTACCAGCTGCGCGACGGCAAGCTGGTGCGCGAGCACCGCGTCGAGCTCGACGTCGACGGCGAGCGCACCGACGTCGCCGAGCTCGTCGGCCTCGCCCGCCCCGACCTGATCCTCGTGAACGACGACGACCTCGCCTACGCGAAGATCCGCCTCGACGAGGCATCCCAGCAGGTCGCCATCGCGAACCTGTCGGCCATCGAGGACCCGCTGGCGCGCGCGCTGGTCTGGAGCAGCGTGTGGGACGCGACCCGCGACGGCGAGACCCCGGCGAGCGACTGGCTCGACCTGGTGCTCGGCAACATCGCGAGCGAGACCGAGTCGACGACGCTGCGCATCGTGCTCGCGAACGCGATCCTGGCCGCGAGCTCGTACGTGGCGCCGGCCGAGCGCGCCGCGTCGCGCCGTCGGCTCGCCGACGGCTTCTGGGCGCTCGCGCAGGCCGCCGCAGCCGGCAGCGACGCCCAGTTCCAGTTCGTGAAGTCGTTCGCCGCGATCGCCGAGGCCGGCACGAACGTCGACGCGCTCGCGGGCCTCGCCGACGGCTCGATCGCGCTCGACGGGCTCGAGATCGACACCGACCTCGGGTGGGAGCTGCTGCGCGCCCTGGTCGCGGCCGGTCGCGCCGGCGACGCCGAGATCGACGCGCGCCTCGCCGACGACAACACCGCGACCGGTCGCGAAGCGGCCGCGCACGCCCGTGCCGCCATCCCGACCGCCGCAGCGAAGGAGCGCGCCTGGGCGTCGCTCGTCGACAGCGACACCGCGAGCAACTCGGTGGTGCGCGAGACCGCGGCCGGGTTCCTGCGCGCCGACGACACCGCACTGCTGGCACCGTTCGTCGACCGCTACTTCGGCGTCATCGAGCGGATCTGGGAGGAGCGCAGCTACGCGATCGCGGAGAAGATCGTCGACCTGCTCTACCCCGCGCCCCTCGCGAACGCCGACCTGGCCGCCGCGAGCCGCGCCTGGCTCGACGCGCACGCCGAGGCCGCACCCGCGCTGCGCCGCCTGATCGTCGAGCACCTCGCCGGCGTCGAGCGCGCGCTCACCGCGCAGGAGCGTGACGCGCAGGCCTGA
- a CDS encoding amidohydrolase, producing MSGVDRALVLAGGRLPGRDAPVDVHVVDGAIAAIAPAGVAPEPEGADRVALGGRFVIPGLWDRHVHMSQWAMAARRLDLAAAESAAATAALVAASVEGGATELIGFGYRDGLWPDAPDLGLLDRVSGDVPVVLVSADLHSCWLNSAAARRHGVVAAAGTSGLLREDDCFALVRALDDVPADVLDAWVADAAAAAAARGVVGVVDYEMRWNRDDWARRVGGGLDLLRVVFGIYPQHLDRALDERLHTGDPVPGTHGLVTVGGAKVITDGSLNTRTAWCFDPYPGLGADEHPHGLATVPYDELVPHLRRAHAGGITPAVHAIGDRANARVLDAFEAVSPGGWHGRATIEHAQLLRHEDVARFAALGVVASVQPEHAMDDRDVADRYWAGRTDRAFMLAELAAAGVELALGSDAPVAPLDPWVAISAAVGRARDGREPWHPEQAVEARVALAASTDGAGHEVRQGVRADLAVVELDPLAVPADRLRTMPVAATLLGGRFTHSTLG from the coding sequence GTGAGCGGGGTCGATCGCGCGCTCGTGCTCGCCGGCGGGCGGCTTCCCGGCCGCGATGCGCCGGTCGACGTGCACGTCGTCGACGGTGCGATCGCCGCGATCGCACCGGCCGGCGTCGCGCCCGAGCCCGAGGGCGCCGATCGGGTCGCGCTCGGGGGCCGCTTCGTCATCCCCGGGCTCTGGGACCGCCACGTCCACATGTCGCAGTGGGCGATGGCGGCCCGCAGGCTCGACCTCGCCGCTGCCGAGAGTGCGGCAGCGACCGCGGCACTCGTGGCGGCATCCGTGGAGGGCGGCGCGACCGAGCTGATCGGCTTCGGCTACCGCGACGGGCTCTGGCCGGATGCGCCCGACCTCGGACTGCTGGACCGGGTGTCGGGCGACGTGCCGGTGGTCCTCGTCTCGGCCGACCTCCACTCGTGCTGGCTCAACTCGGCAGCAGCCCGACGGCACGGGGTGGTCGCGGCCGCCGGCACCTCCGGGCTGCTTCGCGAGGACGACTGCTTCGCCCTCGTGCGCGCGCTCGACGACGTGCCCGCCGATGTGCTCGACGCCTGGGTCGCCGATGCCGCAGCCGCCGCGGCTGCCCGCGGCGTCGTCGGCGTCGTCGACTACGAGATGCGCTGGAACCGCGACGACTGGGCGCGCCGCGTCGGCGGCGGGCTCGATCTGCTGCGGGTCGTGTTCGGCATCTACCCCCAGCACCTCGACCGCGCGCTCGACGAGCGGCTCCACACCGGCGACCCGGTGCCCGGCACGCACGGGCTCGTCACCGTCGGCGGCGCGAAGGTCATCACCGACGGGTCGCTGAACACCCGCACCGCGTGGTGCTTCGACCCCTATCCCGGTCTCGGGGCCGACGAGCACCCTCACGGGCTCGCGACCGTCCCCTACGACGAGCTCGTGCCGCACCTGCGCCGCGCCCACGCCGGGGGCATCACGCCCGCGGTGCACGCCATCGGCGACCGTGCCAACGCCCGGGTGCTCGACGCGTTCGAGGCGGTCTCGCCGGGCGGATGGCACGGCCGGGCGACCATCGAGCACGCGCAACTGCTCCGCCACGAGGATGTCGCCCGCTTCGCGGCCCTCGGCGTCGTCGCGAGCGTGCAGCCCGAGCACGCGATGGACGACCGCGACGTGGCCGACCGGTACTGGGCCGGGCGCACCGACCGAGCGTTCATGCTCGCCGAGCTCGCCGCCGCGGGCGTCGAGCTCGCGCTCGGGTCGGATGCCCCCGTCGCCCCGCTCGACCCGTGGGTCGCGATCTCGGCCGCGGTCGGGCGCGCCCGCGACGGACGCGAGCCGTGGCATCCCGAGCAGGCCGTCGAGGCACGCGTCGCGCTCGCCGCATCGACCGACGGCGCCGGCCACGAGGTGCGCCAGGGCGTGCGCGCCGATCTCGCGGTCGTCGAACTCGATCCGCTCGCCGTCCCCGCCGACCGGCTGCGCACCATGCCGGTCGCGGCGACCCTGCTCGGCGGCCGGTTCACGCACTCGACGCTCGGCTGA
- a CDS encoding Fpg/Nei family DNA glycosylase, whose amino-acid sequence MPEGHSVHRIARQFERNFVGHVVHASSPQGRFAAGAAELDGRRMTQARAVGKQMFLGFEGDVWLRVHLGIYGAWDFAGDILLDATIASANGRMGQTNQRGTFVDGPNPDAVASESRVFDAAGENSVTSIGAPRRTRLRMSESEKEGGGLESFPPEPVGQVRVRLLTETVCADLRGPTACEVLDPAQVEQVVAKLGPDPLLDDGDAAEDRFTAAVRRRGVPIGLLLMDQNVVAGIGNVYRAELLFRARQNPHTPGRDVPEEHVRHLWRDWAKLLRIGVETGQMMTMDDLDPDAWRAAMANRADRHWVYKREGLPCRVCGTNIALEEMGARKLYWCPYCQA is encoded by the coding sequence GTGCCCGAGGGCCACTCCGTCCACCGCATCGCCCGGCAGTTCGAGCGCAACTTCGTCGGGCACGTCGTGCACGCGTCGAGCCCGCAGGGCCGGTTCGCGGCCGGTGCGGCCGAGCTCGACGGGCGGCGGATGACCCAGGCCCGCGCCGTGGGCAAGCAGATGTTCCTCGGGTTCGAGGGCGACGTGTGGCTGCGCGTGCACCTCGGCATCTACGGCGCGTGGGACTTCGCGGGCGACATCCTGCTGGACGCCACGATCGCGTCCGCGAACGGGCGCATGGGCCAGACCAACCAGCGCGGCACGTTCGTCGACGGTCCGAACCCCGACGCCGTGGCATCCGAGTCCCGGGTGTTCGACGCGGCCGGGGAGAACTCGGTCACCTCGATCGGCGCACCGCGGCGCACCCGGCTGCGCATGTCGGAGTCCGAGAAGGAGGGCGGCGGCCTCGAGTCGTTCCCGCCCGAGCCCGTCGGCCAGGTGCGGGTGCGCCTGCTGACCGAGACGGTGTGCGCCGACCTGCGCGGGCCGACCGCGTGCGAGGTGCTCGACCCCGCGCAGGTCGAGCAGGTCGTCGCGAAGCTCGGCCCCGACCCGCTGCTCGACGACGGCGACGCCGCCGAAGACCGCTTCACCGCGGCCGTGCGACGGCGCGGCGTGCCCATCGGACTGCTGCTCATGGACCAGAACGTCGTCGCCGGGATCGGCAACGTGTACCGGGCCGAACTGCTGTTCCGCGCGCGCCAGAACCCGCACACGCCGGGCCGCGACGTGCCCGAGGAGCACGTGCGGCACCTCTGGCGCGACTGGGCGAAGCTGCTGCGCATCGGCGTCGAGACGGGCCAGATGATGACGATGGACGACCTCGACCCCGACGCCTGGCGCGCCGCGATGGCGAACCGCGCCGACCGGCACTGGGTGTACAAGCGCGAGGGGCTGCCGTGCCGGGTGTGCGGCACGAACATCGCGCTCGAAGAGATGGGCGCCCGCAAGCTCTACTGGTGCCCCTACTGCCAGGCCTGA
- a CDS encoding ribose-5-phosphate isomerase, with protein MRIHIATDHAGLEFSRTLVDHLTNGGHEVVDHGPAEYDPLDDYPAFCINAAHAVARDQAAGVRALGVVFGGSGNGEQIAANKVRGIRAALVWSMDTAILARQHNDANVISIGARQHTVEEAIRYIDAFIAEPFSGDERHVRRIAQLAEYEQTGDIAGKGVDVVAPDAE; from the coding sequence ATGCGCATCCACATCGCGACCGACCACGCCGGCCTCGAGTTCAGCCGCACGCTCGTCGACCATCTGACCAACGGCGGTCACGAGGTCGTCGACCACGGCCCCGCCGAGTACGACCCGCTCGACGACTACCCGGCGTTCTGCATCAACGCGGCGCACGCGGTCGCGCGCGATCAGGCCGCGGGCGTGCGCGCGCTGGGCGTGGTGTTCGGCGGGTCCGGCAACGGCGAGCAGATCGCGGCCAACAAGGTGCGTGGCATCCGGGCCGCCCTGGTGTGGAGCATGGACACCGCGATCCTCGCCCGCCAGCACAACGACGCGAACGTCATCTCGATCGGTGCGCGCCAGCACACCGTCGAAGAGGCGATCCGCTACATCGACGCGTTCATCGCCGAGCCGTTCTCGGGCGACGAGCGGCACGTGCGCCGCATCGCCCAGCTCGCCGAGTACGAGCAGACCGGCGACATCGCGGGCAAGGGCGTCGACGTCGTCGCCCCCGACGCGGAGTAG
- a CDS encoding ABC transporter permease subunit, with amino-acid sequence MTAITTEPTGRPAQRPAPRTSLGFGGVLRSEWIKLRSLRSTVWSYLVVIVVAVGIAVIMAFSMRDGVVAGDLSALPAADQTRAVLQASMVGIYLGQLVVGVLGVLAISGEYTTGMIRSTLAAVPRRFAALWAKAAVLFVATFVVGVVALGAAFAAASIVLGSGGVSADLADPGVVLTVLGGALYLALVAVFALGVGTMLRSSAGGIAVVLGIMMLLPTVLQLIPAQWAQDLLPYLLSTAGFAIFNGSLNEPAAAATDPDAWQGLAIVLGWVAASLAGGATLLKRRDA; translated from the coding sequence ATGACCGCCATCACCACCGAACCGACCGGCCGCCCCGCGCAGCGACCCGCACCGCGCACCTCGCTCGGCTTCGGCGGCGTGCTGCGCTCGGAGTGGATCAAGCTCCGCAGCCTCCGCTCGACCGTCTGGTCGTACCTCGTGGTCATCGTCGTCGCCGTCGGCATCGCGGTCATCATGGCGTTCAGCATGCGCGACGGCGTGGTGGCGGGCGATCTCAGCGCGCTGCCCGCCGCCGACCAGACCCGGGCCGTGCTGCAGGCGTCGATGGTCGGCATCTACCTCGGCCAGCTCGTCGTCGGCGTGCTCGGCGTGCTCGCGATCAGCGGCGAGTACACGACCGGCATGATCCGGTCGACGCTCGCCGCGGTGCCCCGCCGGTTCGCAGCGCTCTGGGCGAAGGCCGCGGTGCTGTTCGTCGCGACGTTCGTCGTGGGCGTCGTCGCGCTCGGCGCGGCGTTCGCCGCGGCATCGATCGTGCTCGGATCGGGCGGCGTGTCGGCCGACCTCGCCGACCCCGGTGTCGTCCTCACCGTGCTGGGCGGCGCCCTCTACCTCGCACTCGTCGCGGTGTTCGCCCTCGGCGTCGGCACGATGCTGCGTTCGAGCGCGGGCGGCATCGCGGTCGTGCTCGGGATCATGATGCTCCTGCCGACCGTGCTGCAGCTCATTCCCGCGCAGTGGGCGCAGGACCTCCTGCCCTACCTGCTGTCGACCGCGGGCTTCGCGATCTTCAACGGGTCGCTGAACGAGCCGGCCGCCGCCGCGACCGATCCCGACGCGTGGCAGGGGCTGGCCATCGTGCTCGGCTGGGTGGCGGCGTCCCTCGCCGGCGGCGCAACACTGTTGAAGCGGCGCGACGCGTAG